Within the Miscanthus floridulus cultivar M001 chromosome 2, ASM1932011v1, whole genome shotgun sequence genome, the region TTTCTAGAGCGGGAGTGAGGGTGAGGGGGGAGGGAGCGTGGGAAGGGGAGTGGACGCCGCCATTTTTTGTTCCGGGGCAGTAACATACATTGCTGCCACCGGCGGGGGAGATCAACCGTCCCGCTCACACGTAGCGCGGGAATCTGCGGCTTTCCGTTTGCCTCTTCTTTTTTGGCTTGCTCTCTCTTTCTTCCCCTGTGTCTGGATCCCACTCGCTCTGAAGAAAAGGAGATCCAATCAGGAACTATAAGAAATTTCGGTGGTTGTCATGCATACTAGAACCGACGAAGGAAAGAAGGTTCATTGACACACACTTTTGGTTGAAAAATGGAGATTTTTTGCGGTGCCTTTGCAAATTCGGGATGCATTAAAATACAGGTGATGGAAGGTTGGTGCTTGGTTCGCTCGAGGAGGCAAGAAAATATTCCGCAATGGGGGGCAGTAAACACATGCTGAAATGGAACCTGATTCTTTGCTTGCCAACAAACTCGATGTGATTTGATCTTCAGGGCAGAAAGCCAGAAAAGGTCTACTATGTGAGCACTCAGTACGTCTTGCTTGCTTAAATATTCTCCATGGGCTTCATGAGTTCTCTATGGTCTACACACAGTATGCTGCTATCGATCGTGGATTATATAAGCTGGAGTAAATAATTCGCGGTCAGGCTGATGAGCATGCTACTATGCTAGTACAGTAACATGGAGCGGTACTACTATGACAAGTGGTCCAGGCGGCTCGCTTGTTAGTTAGAATTGGATTTTCATTCCACTGGCGTGTGGGGCTCGGTGACAGTAGAAGGGCACGCCCTTCCTGCTCCGGGCATGCTGCAACTGCAACGCACCTGCCCGGGTCGCCATCCGCGAGCAACTGCAAACAGCACGGAGAGCCGAGGACGAGGAGGCAGGTATGTCCCGCACGCACGCACGGCCGCGTCGCGTTCCCGCTCCCGGTGGTACGCACGCAGCAGCTGCCGTTCCACGCCGTCGCCTGCACGGCAGCAGCAATGAACCGTTCCGTTCCGTTCGCCGTGGCCACGCCCACGGCCCACGCCAACGCATTATCACTGCCTCGCTGCTGTAGCTACCGCCGTTGCTTTAGCAGTGGCGCGGCGTGAACCGCAATGATCAAAAGCTGCGTCGCGCGAAAGGCAGTGGTACTGTGTCGTTGATGCTAGTACGGTATCTGTATTCATTCAGTGCTGCTCCTTTTTTTCTTCTCCTCTCTCTTTTTTATAAAACCATCTGGCGCTTTTGCTCTTGCATCATTGTATCATTCCGCCTAGTTGTTCAGGGATCTTCGAGTGCTTTACTCGCTTTCCTAGTGCTAGCTTAGCTTTAATCCAAAGTGTTTTACGGTGGGGAAGGACAACAATGGAGGATGCCTGCCGGTGCCGGATGCCCATGCCCCATGCCCCCCTGACCTGACCTGGCCTGCTGGAGTGCTCCTCGCTCTCTACTCGGAGAGAGAGAGATTGTTTGTTGTGTCTTCGGCCGGCGGCCTTCGGCTTCTCTTTTGTCCGCTTTAGTTTAGTGGTAAACTAGTAGCATCCGCCTGGTGCCCGATGATTTGTATAATTGGCACGTCAAGCATCTGCTTTGGCTGGGATCACGTGGAAAGCGCCCAGATCCCGGAGCGCAGCGCACTGTCTGCTCCGCCCTCTCGGTCGGCTACGGGACGACCGGCCGGACGACGGCCGGTGCGTGCGTTGGTTTCGCCGTTTCTTGCTTGCCGCTCCGTCACGCAGCCACCACCGCCACTGCGCCATTGCCTGCACGACTTGCCCCCGCCAGTGCTTGGAAACTCGGGTTTATTCTGTTTGTGTGCACCGGAACTCCCAAGGAATCCGTCGATCGGTCGATGCTACGACAAGCGCCTCTGTCTCTCCGGGTAAATATAAAAGTTACGGTTCTTATGCCAAACTGCCAACCGTACGTTAGCAATATTCGTCACTGAACATTGTTCTAGTGGCGTAGAAAGTCGCTTAGTCATATTAGCACCTATAGAGTAATAAACGTGAGTGGAGACCTGCAGAGCCCAGctgaaataatggcatattcaCAGCACAGATCCCGGGATACAGACGTACAGTGGCGTATATACTCCTGTATATACACGGCTATACTACTACATCTTGAGGGATGGTGGTCCCACATGGTGGTCTCGTGCTCAGGGTGTGATTAGTTGCGCGTGTGAAGGGTAGGGCTGGAACGCCTTAAATCTGCACGTTGATTAGGGGACACACGTAGGCCCGTTCAATCCCGTTTTCTATCCTCCCGTGACTAGGCTATTGATGATCCATGATCATGATGCTCTCCAGCCAGGGGAAAAACCAAAGGAAACGATGATGATGACCATGATGCCCAACGGGTCACGAGAATTTCTTAACCCCAAAGAAGGGACCCCGATCGACCGAAATCAAATGGTCCTAAGCTGGCCTTAGCTCTTGGTTGCAATACGGTCTATTGATGGAACACAAAGTCTGACCATGTCATAGTTCACTTGACTTACTCTAAAGTGTATGTCATGCATGCCCCTAAACTTCGTGTTCATTGAGTGCTTATTACTTCGTTAGATTGCAAACATAAGCCTATCCAGATTTGTCAAATTTATTAAGCTTCGATCATTAACTAATAAATATCTACAAAAATGTAGATGTTGGTGATATTTTTATGAACTTGGCAAATTTGTCGAAATTTGGACTTAGGACAAATGTTAGGCCTCTTTAGTACATTTTGGGGATGAGGGAGTCATTTGCGAGACCTTCGTTTTGTTCTGCAATCGACCAGTGGCAGACCTAAATGGTGGTCATGCTGGGCCTTGCCGTATCCTAAAAACTACCGGTGATTACCGACGAACTATAGCCTTCTCTTTCTCCACTTCTCCTCTAGGTTCCTCTAATCCCCTAAAGAGCAAGCTACACGCCCTTGAAGCGGCCCTTGCCCCTAAGGTATGCGATTTGCCTACCCAAGGTGACATAGATCTATTCATCCTCGAATTAGTTCCATTAATATACGCATAGCCAATCACATTCTTGGATTGCTGGTGGATCGATTGTGGAGAAGTCATACAGACATTGCATCATGTTTTTTCTCTCTATAGAATTATTGTATTTTACTACATCTGTTCTACAGGATGCAATTCTAGACTAGTGTTCAGTAAAACCCTctttaaatttgatcaaacttactACATCCGCATATCTACCGAATTGTCAATGAGTTTACAGTAGTATGCATTAATACTTACGGTTACGGTATGGCACACAGAACATAAGACAAATCAGAAGTCGCGAGGCGTACGTAGGACAGTAGGAGTAGGTCCGTGACCGTGACCGTGAGGACGCCGTATAGAAACGTCGGTGCTCTCAGTGGCCTGGCTCGTCCTGGAGCAGAGCAGGTGTACTATAGCGGCAGAGCTGCATCGGTCGTGCTGGAGTACATACAGATACAGTGCACACGACACGTCTTTGCCTGCGACAAAATCCACACATTCAAAGCGGGATCCGCGACCAGCGGACCAGCCCGACGCTGTGGACTGGAGCCGGTGTCCGAGAGTCCCGCAGGAATGAGACGGAGTCGGGTGACGAGTCGCTATCCTCTCCTATCATCCTCTGTGGTCTCTGCATTTAGGTTTAGCCATTTACTGTGAAGCTCTAGTATTTCTTAATGCTTTGACGTGCTGACGAGGAGAGATTGGGCTGTAGTCTGTAGATCAGGCGCTCACGTCACGTCCAAGCGCAGCAGGAGGGCTGGTGCAGCGCTTTGTACTTCTGGCCCCTGTTTAGGTTCTATGATTTGATTTCCTCCGCTTCTCTCAGGTGTTATATGTTTTATTACTCTGATGATTGTCCCGATTTTGTCGAGACCGCCATTGGTCCATCGCACTCTGTTCACCCTGTTGACTGCGTATCAATCAAAGATCTATATATTTCTGATTCTCAAAAGGTTACGAATTTGGTTGGCCTAAAATCCTCGCTCCCCCGTATCTGCAAATCGATCGCAgccaagaaggcagcaattattattattatttgatGCAGGAGGCACAGGGCAGCAATTATTTACTATTATTACTACTGTAACTTGTCGCTATTTCGGGTTGTCCACGGACCACGGGTGCGCTTGAAGAATTGAGCTGCAGTCTGCATGGTTAACAAATGGAGTCCAGAACGCGAGGCCCAGCCCAACCAAAGAAGCATGGGCCGGGAAGGCGCCAACTCCCGCCTTGGAAGGCCTGTGATCTCGCCCGCGTGTCACATTCGGCCTGGCTGGTAGTACACGGGTTAAGCGATGCGCATTTTCGTCATGCGCTACCGCTCCCAGTCCAGATGGTCGATTACTCAGCAGCACACAGCAGCATCCGGGATGACGAAAATGAGATACACCACAAGTACTGTACATTCAATGAGATACCACTCTGTCTCTGTGCATGGTAGACGACGGTACTCGAGTACCATAGTACTACCTCCCCGCATGTGCTTCGACTTCGAGTGCATACGCAGGGTAAACAATACAATGGTACAGAAGCCGCGAGAGGTTTGACTAGCGGAGGGAGCATCTGCACTACGAACACCATCTGACGGCGCGTACGGGATGCTGCTACGTATCCTTGCCAACTCCTACACGCGCGACTGCATACCGTGGAACAGGTGGATACATTGACTTGAGAGACGGCCCCTCGTGCGTACCTGCAGGGATCGATTCGAGTGCGTGTGATGGCTGAAGAATCGCGCGCGCCTGGGGCTGTACCTTCATGCACACTGCATTGTGCATTGGATTCGCGTGGTCAAGACTCGAGTTTCAGGACGGTCTTGTTTTCAAGGCATCACGCCCGCCAGAGGCTCGCGTGCCACAGTTTCTTCGGCGGCTGTTTGTTCACAGCTTTGGCACGCTATGTTTTCTTAGCACCCTGTCCCACATGTCATAGGCTCATTTTCATGCCAAATCTTATCATAAGTATGACTTCGATTTTGTTCGTCACACTTTCTGTAGCCGCCACACAGTTTGTCCAAGGCTAGGCGTGACATGTTTTGGTCACCACGTAGGTTCGTCCTCGGGGACTGTGACTGCTGCAGTTAGCACCAGTAGTACGTTAGTACCCGAGCATACTAAACTATACTGATACTGTCCAACCGTGACCTACTCCAACGGCCCTGCACGGTTTCTTTTAACTATCGGAGAAAAATGGTGCTGTATTTGCACTGCTATCATTTCAACTCGCTCATCAACGAGCCTTGCCTTGATCCACATGATCCAAGAAGATAGCTAGTTAGCCCTGCATCCCTGGAGCAAAAGAATAAGCCCTGTCAGCGAACCACTGTCCAAGCCAGCTGCCCGCTCAAATTCTCATCCCACGCAAGACCCCAAACCACACTACTGTTGACACGTTTGGTGTGGCTGGCCTCTACCTCGATCGATCGATCGTATTCGTCCGAACGTACGCACGCACGCGCACGGGGTCGGCGGGAGACGTCGCATCGGGATCGAGCGAGCCAGCTCCGGCCGCCTCGCTCCAAGCCACGCGCGCATCCATCCACTCCACAGCCTGAACGTGAGCCCTTGTTCGGCGTCGTCACACCCGGTCCGCGACAAGGAACCTGGTCCACGTGCCAGCCAGCTCCGACTGCACGTCTGCACTGCACTGCCCGCGTGAGCTCGACCGCGCGCGTCCAGTGATCTCGTGATGGAGAGCCCGGGCGCGCTCGCTCGGCCGGTCGGCCCCAGCTGATCGGTGCGCACCATGCCAGTACACGAAGAAAAGTGCCTACCCACCCGAGGACTAGCCTAAGCTCTTGTTTAGTTCTCCAAAAATACACTATACAAAaaaagattctccatcacattaaaattgtagtacatgtatggagtactaaatgtagacgaaatcaaaaaactaattgcacagtttgctttaactttacgagacgaatcttttgagcctaattagtcaatgtttagacaataattcataaatacaaacgaaatgctaccgtGGAGAATCGTGCACTATGCAAAGTTTGCAACTAAATGCGCCTTAAGCTTGGCCAGCCGTCGCCTTGGCCGTATTGCATTGCATAGTTGCCTGCCGCCCCGGTGGATCGATGTGCTTGCCACGGCAAATGCAGCTATGCTATGCTACGACTAATCAGCGCGGGGGCGGGGTGGCGATCGATTCTGTTGGCCCGGGTACAGAGGCTACAAGCTGGTACATCCGCGCAGCCCGGCTTGTGACTTGCGAGGGCTTCCGTCCGTGGGAGGAAGGAGGTGGTTTTTGCGTTTGTCTCCGGCCCTCTGGCTTCGTCCTTCGTTGGGCAGCCGGGGACCTCGCGCCCCACTCGCAGTGACCTACACGCTGGTGTGCTGCCTGCACAGGCCGTTTCCTTCGCCGTCGACCGTTGTCGCTGTGGTGGTGCTAGCGCGTTTCCGACCCTGACTGACAGCGTACACGCTGTAAACGAGATGTTCCGTCACGTGCAATGGATCGGTCGAGTCAAATGCAGCAGCCCATCATCAAAGGCGTTAACGCCGTGCTTACCCGCTGTACTGCGAGATCCAACGACCAACCAAACCTTCGCACAGGTTCGATCGATAGGACATCCCTGTTGGCTGCATCAGTACTCAAATCGATCCCGTGCAGGCTCTGAAGAGATTATATTATTACCGTCCTCCAAAAGGCATAATTCTAGTTGTTTCTTCAGACAAAGTATCTATAGTTTGATTCTATTGATATTTATTACATCAAATAGGCGTAAATATTGCATGAAGAATCTAGTGCTACTTATTTATAATATTATAAATATCgagattttttttagataatttaCTTGAATTTAAAATGAACTGACTCGAGTTGCATTACTCCTAGTGACTTAGTGAGTGTGTGTTTGAGAGGGCGTGCAGCACAACACCGTAGCGATTGGTCGACCGTGTACCTCGTCACGAGATGCATATACTAAACTCCCCGATCTGCAGGCTTTAGGGTTTTCCTTTTTGACCTGAGGCATTTCCCATTTCCATTACTAGATAATGGAAATACAGTAGTTCGGTAAGTAGAAGTAGAAAAACaaaagagaaaaagaagaagctaTGGATCAGCCCAAAGTAGACGATCACAATCCTCTGTTTCAGAGAATTGAGATCGATTACAGAAACCACTAGCCCAAACGAGACAGACTGAAATGACTACGCTATAGAAACCAGCTAATTATTGAGAAAACTAGGTCACCTTAATTTAGCATTAGTAAAAACAAAATTGCACGgcgatgagtttttttttttttgaaacaaagcaCGGCGATGAGATAGAATCATAGAAgtgggaaaagaagaagaacagcaGAGTAGATAGTCAAGGAATTGATCTGACGGATATAGTGGAGGTAGATGGAGAGAGAAAAATTATAATAAAAACCAACAATACTATTTAAAAAACATTCACAAGTAAAAAAACAAATTTGTGAAAAAAGCTAGATATCTACACTGTTTACGAATTACGCGGGCAAACTTGCTAGTGACACTGAACGAAATGTGTACATAACGAGCATAAAATCGCAAAGCTAAGAAATTATGGCACCCATTGTTCTATCCTAGGTAGCACTTCTTGTCGATAAAAATCACGACCATCTTAAATGGAAACGGTATGTAGTTCTTGTAGGGAATTTTGTTTCGAATATAATAGTTGTTTTTGCATGAATTTGTAGATgaatatgcaaaaaaaaaaaaaaaccatagACACGACAATGTATACTTAAGTGACTACACTAGTATTACTACGGAGTAGTATGTACTTGTAGCAGTGCAAGATCAGAGGCATCGGAGTCACACGATCGGTGCCATTTTGCAATCTAATAACAGCACATTTCGCCAGCAAAGATCAAGCCGCAACCGGTAACCCTCTTACGACTAAACCAGCAAAATAAGACGTCCGGGACATGTTATGTATGTACAGCAACAGCGTTAACACGTACAGTACTTACAGATTATGGTGTGGAGTGTGGACTGTGGTCCTCGTCAGCTTGGCGCCCGTCACGACACTTGTCGTCTACTAAACCCCGCGGCGTTTTCTTCTCCCTCTCCCCATCCGCTGTCCCTCCTCTCCCTTCCCACGCAGGCACCGCACCAGCGCCAGAGGCCAGACCCACGCTGGCACGCCACCTCCCGCACTCCACGCAGACACGCACAGCTCAACCTCCCACTTCTCTCCCTCTCCAACTGCTCATTTCTCCTCCTCCCTGTGAACGCGCGCGAGTGTGGTGCAGAGGAGGGAGGGAATCCCCCTTTCTGTTCCAGTGTTCCGCGCCGTGCTCGACCCACCCGCACTCCGCACGCCGCCTTTTCCTCCGCCCTGCTGCTGGCTGCCGCTCCCTCCCACTGGACGACCAAAATCTTTTCCTTCACTTTTCTCTCCCTTTTCCCCGCGCATGCACGGACTCTGATTGACGCCAtgggggccgccgccgccgcatcggCCTCCACGTCCGCTCCCGACACGCCAACCTACATCCTCATCTGCCGGGAGGACGGCAGCGACCTTCTCGCCGACGCCGACGATGGCGCCGACGCCGACATCGTCGTCGCCCGCGACGAACGGCTGCTGGTCGTGGACCCGGACGAGGAGTATGTCGCGCTGCTCCTGTCCGAGGAGAGCGCGTCAGGCAGCGGCGCCCTGGTGGAGGAAATGGAGGAGTGGATGAAGGCTGCGCGCTCCGGATGCGTACGCTGGATCATTAAGGTCGTTCGCGCGGGAGCTCTACCTCCTTCGCCCCCCAAATTCGGTTTTGCCAATGTTCATCTCTTCTTTCTTTGCTGCTCGCAGACCACGGCGATGTTCCGGTACGGCGGCAAGACCGCCTACGTCGCGGTCACTTACCTCGATCGCTTCCTGGCGCAACGGCGAGTCAATGTAAGTACCGATCAATGACCCTGCATTTCCCATTGCCGTCGCCATGTACTGACTGACTGCGCACTGCGGCCGACTGTGATGATGATGGGTTCAGAGGGGGCAGGAGTGGGCTTTGCAGCTGCTCGCGGTGGCGTGCCTGTCACTGGCGATCAAGACGGAGGAGCAGCACGCCCCGCGGCTGTCGGAGTTCCGGGTGGATGCGTATGAGTTCGACAGCGCGTCCATCCTGCGGATGGAGCTCCTCGTCCTGTCCACCCTCGAGTGGCGGATGATCGCCGTCACCCCCTTCTCCTTCATCAGCTGCTTCGCGGCGCGGTTTCGGGAGGACGAGCGCCGGGCGATCCTCCTGCGTGCCGTGGAGTGCGTCTTCTCGGCGATCAAAGGTTGTTCCTTTTTGCCCCTCCCATGCATTTCCTTCCGTTCCATGGAGCTGGATCGCGGCCGGAACTGAAGTTTTGTCGCAGCGATGAGCTCGGTGGAGTACCAGCCGTCGAACATCGCCGTCGCATCCATCCTCGTCGCGCGCGGCAGGGAGGAGACGCCCGCCGGCAATCTGGACACGCTCAAGGCGATCCTGGGCTCATCATGTCCGCAACTAGACACCGTAAGCCCCTCCCGCCGTGCCGTCCACCGTGTCTGTCCGTCCGTCGTTGCCATCCCTTTCGGGGGAGGCTGTTGGCGGAAAgcgcaatgatgatgatgagtaacAAATGCGGCCGCTGTTCTTGTCTGGCAGGGGCATGTGTACTCCTGCTACAGCGCGATGATTCAGGACGACGACAAGTCGCCGACGCGCTCGACGTCGACGGGGGTGGCGTCCTCGGGCGTCTCTGTCGCCGCGCACGCCGGGAGCGGGAGCCCCGGCACGGGCGCCTCCGTGTCCGTGGGCGCCAATAATGCCGCTGGCACCGCCATGCTGGCAGCAACCCCGGACAACCACAACAAGAGGAGACGGTTGCGCTCACCTCAGCGACAGTAGGGAGCTGCTGGGCAGTGACGGCAGTGCAGTCCAGCTGCATTTTTCAGCTCACCATTTTCTTTTGCTGCTGATTGTTTCTTCATTCAGGGAGGGGTGGCCAAAATGCTCGAATCCAAACGGGGGCGAGATTTGATTCTTCTGATTAGTGCGGTGTCAGCAGGGTGATTTTGTGATTTAGTGCTGGAaagattttttgttttttgttttgaggAGATCTTTCCCGGGATCAAAGGGGGTGGCAGTGGACCAAAGCTGAAACAGAGCAAAGCTCTTGCTCAAAGCGTGAAGGCCTCAGACAGACCTGACCTCACAGGGGTACCTACCATGGTGAAAGTGAAGGAGTCGGAGTCAATTGTTTTTTGTGTGAAAACCTTCTGTACTGTACCAGCTAGTCCGTCTGTCTGTCGTCTACCTTTTTCTGTTTATTAATTAATAGGCTGTCAGTCCTGTCACTGCATCAGTGACAATAGTTAACCAGATATTGTTTCACTTGGTGCCTGCTTACTTTCTAAAATTTTGTAAATGTTTTTAAGATTCTCAGTCACATCGAATCTTGaacgcatgcatgaaacattaaatataaataaaaaataaaactaattacacaatttagataaaattcacgagacgaatcttttaagtctaattagactatgattaaacattaattatcaaataataacaAAAGTGCTATAatattattttctaaaaaatttcgccaactaaagaAGGCCTCGACTATCTTGCTTCGCCCTCTGATGAGACGCAGAGTCGTGTCGTGCTCTTCGGACAGATTTCCGATGCCGAACCAAGGGCAAAAGGCTAGGAGTACTTGCTCCATTTTCACCTATGATTGATGACGAGGCCCTGCTGCTCGTTCGTTGGTACGTATGCGTGCAGTTGCCGTGCACAGCAGGCAGCTGGGAGTAGTTTTATCGCGTGGATCGTGAAAGAGACGCTCGTTCGCTGTGGTGCTGCTTTGCCTTTTGTGCCGTGTCATCAAATCGCCTGCTCGCAACCATGGTCCATCCATGGCCATGGCCCCCCCGCTGTTCGTTTGTGTCTCTTTTCCTCTCGTGCACCGCATACGCTGCACCCCTTCATAACTCACTGCGTCGCATATGGTTGCAGCTGCAGCAGTAGGGCAGCTAGGCAGGTGAAATGGTACAGCAAGGGAGAGGCCTGAGGCCCTCCTCACTTCAGCAGTCCAGCTTCCTCTCAGTCTCAAACTGCTCCTGCAAGGGATTCTTGTGAACACAAGAAGGTCGAGAGTGGCCTTGCAATGTGCATTGCCATTTGCAAACTGCTCCTGCGCTTCTTTAGGTCACACATGGCCCATGCGGTCAAAAGCAGAGGGACAGGCACGAGGTGAGAGGGACACGACCTGGTAAAAACTCGATGTACTGGCGAGGCGATGCTGGGCTGTCGTGCGCCTGGCAGCCGGCTAAAAGAAAACATTTGCGCAACTCAACGTGGCAGGGCTACCAGTGGCTGGCACTGTTGGAATTTTATTCCCAGTAGTTGCTTCGTGCTCAGGAGGTCTTGTCTCGTAGGAGAGGATCAGAGGAGTAACATGCTCAGGCCAGTGCTTGACTGGTCAAAAACGTCTTGGCATCGATGACACTGCTGTCGGTAGCGATGGAAGCCAGCTGCCAGCTTGGTGATGGGGTCAATTTGAAATGTGCCTGGGATGCCGGAACAAGGTTGGAGTAGCTGAACTGGCAGGCCTGTGCAGTGCTAGAAGTACATCACAGTTCAAGGGTAACTGAACTGGAGTAGTATCTCCTGACGCTGGCATCTGGATTGCTACAGATTCCTGATCAAACTTAAATacgctctgttttttttttctttaaggGCCCGAATGATTGCTGAATTGCCCAATGGAAGTTGTCTAAGCTGGAATTGTTCCTGCCAAATCCAAGGCACCAACGTAGCTTACTTCATTTTCAGCCGATGGCTAGAATATTCTGGCAGCCATTCCTATTTGCGCGAATGGACATTCATGTCGGATATCTAACCGAACGGGCCCTAAGCGATATCAGAAGGAAACAGGAATCCTGCTGAATTTTATACGAGCATGAAGAAGCAGAAGATTCAGGCCCGTTCGCAGGCCCGTTCGCTGGTATgaatcttgactgaaactggttgaaaaacactgttctagctgaatt harbors:
- the LOC136540437 gene encoding cyclin-D5-3-like; the protein is MVWSVDCGPRQLGARHDTCRLLNPAAFSSPSPHPLSLLSLPTQAPHQRQRPDPRWHATSRTPRRHAQLNLPLLSLSNCSFLLLPVNARECGAEEGGNPPFCSSVPRRARPTRTPHAAFSSALLLAAAPSHWTTKIFSFTFLSLFPAHARTLIDAMGAAAAASASTSAPDTPTYILICREDGSDLLADADDGADADIVVARDERLLVVDPDEEYVALLLSEESASGSGALVEEMEEWMKAARSGCVRWIIKTTAMFRYGGKTAYVAVTYLDRFLAQRRVNRGQEWALQLLAVACLSLAIKTEEQHAPRLSEFRVDAYEFDSASILRMELLVLSTLEWRMIAVTPFSFISCFAARFREDERRAILLRAVECVFSAIKAMSSVEYQPSNIAVASILVARGREETPAGNLDTLKAILGSSCPQLDTGHVYSCYSAMIQDDDKSPTRSTSTGVASSGVSVAAHAGSGSPGTGASVSVGANNAAGTAMLAATPDNHNKRRRLRSPQRQ